In a genomic window of Deinococcus sp. AB2017081:
- a CDS encoding glucosamine-6-phosphate deaminase: protein MSAGVQILPDAQALALAGAGADWLARRIEHKPDLTILVATGQTPMGMYAALAARVQAGTLDCSRVTAVQLDEYVGLEPGDPRSLSGWMERAFVVPLGLRNVVPLDDPATFTARLRDLGGVDVAILGLGPNGHLGFNEPPSGPDAPTREVTLTPESVASNRGYWDGLAVPTHAITAGMDVILAARETLLLVSGAHKRAILGAALDGPETPDVPASFLRRTALTVLADRDARP from the coding sequence GTGAGCGCGGGCGTCCAGATCCTCCCGGATGCTCAGGCCCTGGCCCTGGCCGGGGCAGGGGCCGACTGGCTGGCCCGCCGGATCGAGCACAAGCCCGATCTGACGATCCTCGTCGCCACCGGTCAGACCCCCATGGGCATGTACGCGGCGCTGGCCGCACGGGTGCAGGCGGGCACGCTGGACTGCTCACGGGTCACCGCTGTGCAGCTCGACGAGTACGTGGGTCTGGAACCGGGCGATCCCCGGAGCCTGAGCGGGTGGATGGAGCGGGCCTTCGTCGTCCCGCTGGGCCTCCGGAACGTCGTGCCGCTGGATGACCCGGCGACCTTCACGGCGCGGCTGCGCGATCTGGGCGGCGTGGACGTGGCGATCCTGGGCCTCGGGCCGAACGGGCACCTGGGCTTCAACGAGCCGCCCAGTGGCCCGGACGCCCCGACGCGCGAGGTCACGCTGACACCGGAGAGCGTGGCGAGCAACCGCGGGTACTGGGACGGGCTGGCCGTGCCCACCCACGCCATCACGGCCGGCATGGACGTGATCCTGGCAGCCCGCGAGACGCTGCTGCTCGTCAGCGGGGCCCACAAACGGGCCATCCTGGGAGCGGCGCTGGACGGGCCAGAGACACCGGACGTCCCCGCGAGCTTCCTGCGCCGCACGGCCCTGACCGTGCTGGCCGACCGGGACGCCCGGCCGTGA
- a CDS encoding N-acetylglucosamine kinase gives MTEPVDAVLGIDAGNTKTVALVMETTGRVLGWGRAGSANIYTSVPGALGSVAHAAQAALEHAGRQGHPLRATVLSASGADWPEDFTLLRGALMSWGWATTSDVVNDAVGALRAGSVDGLGVAVVCGTSSGTAARAEGGTPWHSSYWQEPEGAEDLARQTLRAVYRAHLGIDPPTSLSRSVLALLDCPDVPALLHRVTGREQPPVPNPGRLARALLDAADAGDPTCRRIAVRHGEALGDYALAAARMVGLHGDYRLVTSGGVMRHASPVLRDALVQRVQAAHPAVTWHAAALEPVCGAALLAAELAGMTVTARAYATLAATVPHARVFET, from the coding sequence GTGACGGAGCCCGTGGACGCCGTTCTGGGCATCGACGCCGGGAACACCAAGACGGTCGCGCTGGTCATGGAGACCACGGGGCGGGTGCTGGGGTGGGGGCGGGCCGGTTCCGCGAACATCTACACGTCGGTGCCGGGTGCGCTGGGCAGTGTCGCCCACGCAGCGCAGGCGGCGCTGGAGCACGCGGGACGGCAGGGCCACCCCCTGCGGGCGACCGTGCTGAGTGCCAGCGGCGCGGACTGGCCCGAGGACTTCACGCTGCTGCGCGGTGCCCTGATGAGCTGGGGCTGGGCAACCACCTCAGACGTCGTGAATGACGCCGTGGGCGCGCTGCGGGCCGGATCGGTGGACGGTCTGGGCGTGGCCGTGGTGTGCGGCACGAGTTCCGGCACCGCCGCCCGCGCCGAGGGCGGCACGCCGTGGCATTCCTCGTACTGGCAGGAGCCCGAGGGGGCGGAGGACCTGGCCCGGCAGACGCTGCGGGCCGTGTACCGCGCCCACCTGGGGATCGACCCGCCCACCTCCCTGAGCCGGTCTGTACTGGCGCTGCTGGACTGCCCGGACGTGCCCGCGCTGCTGCACCGCGTGACCGGGCGGGAGCAGCCGCCCGTGCCCAATCCCGGCCGGCTGGCCCGCGCCCTGCTCGACGCCGCCGACGCCGGCGACCCCACCTGCCGCCGCATCGCGGTGCGGCACGGCGAGGCCCTGGGCGACTATGCCCTGGCGGCGGCTCGAATGGTGGGCCTGCACGGCGACTACCGGCTGGTCACCTCCGGCGGCGTGATGCGTCATGCCAGTCCGGTGCTGCGTGACGCCCTGGTGCAGCGCGTCCAGGCCGCGCACCCGGCGGTCACGTGGCACGCCGCTGCCCTGGAGCCCGTGTGCGGGGCGGCGCTGCTGGCGGCGGAACTCGCGGGCATGACCGTCACCGCCCGGGCGTACGCCACGCTGGCCGCCACCGTCCCACACGCCCGGGTGTTCGAGACATGA
- a CDS encoding MOSC domain-containing protein — MTTTLSALSIYPVKSCAGLRLTEATAEPRGLTGDRRWALVGPRGRLLTQRDLPRMQVIEPVWDGTLRGLRAPGLPDLDLPPEPQGGRVPATLWGGAIGGLVVSPAAPAWLEAVLGMPCDLIALPGDADRWQEGKPYRAPLGYADGNPYHLVTTASVDTLGGAARSPLDFRPNVVIEGTLPFEEDGWRRVQIGAATFQVVESCARCGVVNVDPHGTMTAEPLRTLSRRRRQGRHVLFGQHLILEGGGADLRIGDAVTVLESSPEPNPCYA, encoded by the coding sequence GTGACCACCACCCTGAGTGCCCTGTCCATCTATCCCGTGAAGTCGTGTGCGGGCCTGCGGCTCACCGAGGCGACTGCCGAGCCGCGCGGCCTGACGGGCGACCGCCGCTGGGCGCTGGTCGGGCCACGCGGCCGCCTGCTCACGCAGCGCGACCTGCCCCGCATGCAGGTGATCGAACCCGTGTGGGACGGCACGTTACGCGGCCTGCGTGCGCCCGGTCTGCCGGATCTGGACCTGCCGCCCGAACCGCAGGGGGGGCGGGTTCCGGCCACGCTGTGGGGCGGTGCGATCGGCGGCCTGGTGGTCAGTCCGGCTGCCCCGGCGTGGCTGGAGGCGGTGCTGGGCATGCCCTGCGACCTCATCGCCCTGCCCGGAGATGCGGACCGCTGGCAGGAGGGCAAGCCCTACCGCGCTCCCCTGGGCTACGCCGACGGCAATCCCTACCACCTCGTCACCACGGCGTCGGTCGACACGCTGGGCGGGGCAGCCCGCTCGCCGCTGGATTTCCGGCCCAATGTGGTGATCGAGGGCACGCTCCCCTTCGAGGAGGACGGCTGGCGACGCGTGCAGATCGGCGCGGCCACCTTCCAGGTCGTCGAGTCCTGCGCCCGCTGCGGGGTCGTGAACGTCGATCCACACGGCACCATGACCGCCGAGCCGCTGCGTACGCTGTCGCGCCGGCGCCGTCAGGGCCGGCATGTCCTGTTCGGCCAGCACCTCATCCTGGAGGGGGGCGGCGCGGACCTGCGCATCGGGGACGCCGTGACCGTGCTGGAATCGTCTCCGGAACCCAATCCCTGTTACGCGTGA
- a CDS encoding glycoside hydrolase family 125 protein has translation MSSIQQLIHTVEVAYAHRPDIARTFARCLPNSLDTAMQPHPDGTFVITGDIPAMWLRDAAAQVWPYLPLCTDDPALRDRVAGVIRVQARQLLTDPYANAFNATPSGAGHAGDQPERDPLVWERKFELDSLCYPIRLAYGYWRHTGDAAPLHGEFHRALRVVIDVMRVEQRHEDLSPYRFWRPGTVPATDNMPGGRGAPVRPCGLIWSAFRPSDDACERNYHVPGNMMAAVELGHAAELLRVLGDDALAVEADVLAREVRAAIEAHAVVEHPEYGRIYAYETDGLGHHVLMDDANVPSLLAAPYLGYVPADDPTYVNTRRFVLGADNPYFARGRCAHGVGSPHTPAGYVWPIGLAMAGLTAATATERLAAVDMLVTTTAGTDLMHESFHPDDPAQFTRPWFGWANGLYAELVLATLDTAG, from the coding sequence ATGTCCAGCATCCAGCAGCTCATCCACACGGTCGAGGTCGCGTACGCGCACCGGCCCGACATCGCTCGCACCTTCGCCCGCTGCCTGCCCAACAGTCTGGACACGGCCATGCAGCCCCACCCGGACGGCACCTTCGTGATCACCGGGGACATTCCCGCCATGTGGCTGCGCGACGCCGCCGCGCAGGTGTGGCCGTACCTGCCGCTGTGCACGGACGATCCGGCGCTGCGCGACCGCGTCGCCGGCGTGATCCGCGTGCAGGCCCGGCAGCTCCTGACGGATCCCTACGCCAACGCCTTCAACGCCACGCCCAGTGGTGCCGGACACGCCGGCGACCAGCCCGAACGCGATCCCCTGGTGTGGGAGCGCAAGTTCGAACTCGACTCGCTGTGTTACCCGATCCGGCTGGCGTACGGATACTGGCGGCACACCGGCGACGCCGCGCCGCTGCACGGCGAGTTCCACCGCGCGCTGCGGGTGGTCATCGACGTGATGCGCGTCGAGCAGCGCCACGAGGACCTCAGTCCGTACCGCTTCTGGCGGCCGGGGACGGTGCCGGCCACCGACAACATGCCGGGCGGCCGGGGTGCCCCGGTGCGGCCCTGCGGCCTGATCTGGAGCGCGTTCCGGCCCAGCGACGACGCGTGTGAGCGGAACTACCACGTGCCGGGCAACATGATGGCCGCCGTGGAACTCGGCCACGCCGCGGAACTCCTGCGCGTGCTGGGCGACGATGCCCTCGCGGTCGAGGCCGACGTCCTGGCCCGCGAGGTGCGGGCGGCGATCGAGGCGCATGCGGTCGTCGAGCATCCCGAGTACGGCCGCATATACGCCTACGAGACCGATGGCCTGGGCCACCACGTCCTGATGGACGACGCGAACGTGCCCAGCCTGCTGGCCGCACCGTACCTGGGCTACGTGCCGGCCGACGATCCCACGTATGTGAATACCCGCCGGTTCGTGCTCGGTGCCGACAACCCGTACTTTGCCCGTGGCCGCTGCGCCCACGGGGTCGGCAGTCCCCACACGCCTGCCGGGTATGTGTGGCCGATCGGGCTGGCGATGGCCGGCCTGACCGCGGCCACGGCCACCGAACGCCTGGCGGCCGTGGACATGCTCGTCACGACCACCGCCGGCACCGACCTGATGCACGAGAGCTTCCACCCGGACGACCCCGCACAGTTCACCCGCCCGTGGTTCGGGTGGGCCAACGGTCTGTACGCCGAACTCGTGCTGGCGACCCTGGACACGGCCGGCTGA
- a CDS encoding ATP-binding protein, translating to MTTPATPSLPWFDALPDPALLVDLADAGWVRHANAAAVRHFGPLQPGQPLAALWPDLAAVLTRDTSTTTIRLRGGGPWAWVDVRTFPVGDLLALQLTDATALHTAETRSAALYDLAVALSRALTAPEAAGVVLRQGLAATRASSGTVFMLDEDTTELTLLGYVGYDETYMRGWQRVTTATPSLLWEVIRDRTPRVQTAAEVDARYAALGVRRTTPVSVIAAIPLIFGDRVLGVVSFGFGEQDQVSGPERLFVLALAENLAQALMRARLFEQERRAREDAAQFAELTAALAAARTPADVARVIARTGGPALGAAQARVWQLDTARGDLARLGAAVPGTDRRLEVNQPVADAECVRIQAALFRSGDEVHEAGTAAVAALPLHAGERVLGALTYRWASDQPFDAAQRSLLLAVAGQCAAALDRLQLASVEREQAHLLDLAQDAVITRTPAGVVTSWNVAAQALYGHARQDALGQPLHDLLHPRVHGPGPAVDDALHAHGVWAGELVHTTRDGHEVIVASQQNLRRDEHGAPVAILQIDRNVTDQRASQEALQVSEARYRALIEATNQYVWTNSAQGEMTGDQPGWSRLTGQTPADYHGFGWADRLHPDDRAHAVQAWQDAVLTRSPYQVEQRVQVPDGTYRSFLVRAVPLLDAAGTLSEWVGLHTDITELRRAEAELRAWSGELEQRVQHRTRELHAANEELSAFAYTASHDLRAPLRHISGFASMLRRSLHADEKALRYVDIIEGATARMEALIDALLVLARSGSAELRTAPVDLAAVVSAVQAELAADPQQPAVHWQIGALPVVQADAGLLRQVLVNLLSNAVKFSRHRERPTVEVWAEVRPAAVIVTVRDNGAGFDPRYATKLFGVFQRLHHVDEFEGTGIGLANVKRIVEKHGGQVWAEGHPDQGASFSFSLPHRPASGTGSGA from the coding sequence ATGACGACGCCTGCCACTCCTTCCCTGCCCTGGTTCGACGCGCTGCCGGATCCTGCCCTGTTGGTGGACCTCGCCGACGCCGGCTGGGTGCGGCATGCGAATGCGGCGGCCGTCCGGCACTTCGGGCCCCTGCAGCCGGGTCAGCCGCTGGCCGCGCTGTGGCCGGACCTGGCCGCCGTCCTGACCCGCGACACCAGCACCACCACGATCCGGCTCCGGGGCGGCGGCCCGTGGGCGTGGGTGGACGTCCGGACGTTTCCCGTCGGTGACCTGCTCGCCCTCCAGCTGACCGACGCGACCGCGCTCCACACCGCCGAGACGCGCAGCGCGGCGCTGTATGACCTGGCGGTGGCACTGTCGCGGGCACTCACCGCGCCGGAGGCGGCCGGGGTGGTGCTGCGCCAGGGGCTGGCGGCCACACGGGCCTCGAGCGGCACCGTATTCATGCTCGACGAGGACACGACGGAACTCACGCTGCTGGGATACGTGGGCTACGACGAGACCTACATGCGCGGGTGGCAGCGGGTCACGACCGCCACACCCAGCCTGCTGTGGGAGGTGATCCGGGACCGCACCCCACGCGTCCAGACTGCCGCCGAGGTGGACGCGCGGTATGCGGCGCTGGGCGTGCGGCGGACCACGCCGGTCTCGGTGATTGCCGCGATCCCCCTGATCTTCGGGGACCGGGTGCTGGGCGTCGTCAGCTTCGGGTTCGGGGAGCAGGATCAGGTGTCCGGCCCAGAGCGGCTGTTCGTGCTCGCGCTGGCCGAGAACCTCGCCCAGGCCCTGATGCGGGCGCGGCTGTTCGAGCAGGAGCGCCGCGCCCGTGAGGACGCCGCGCAGTTCGCGGAACTCACCGCCGCGCTCGCCGCCGCCCGCACCCCGGCGGACGTGGCCCGAGTCATCGCGCGAACCGGCGGGCCGGCCCTGGGAGCGGCCCAGGCGCGGGTGTGGCAGCTTGACACGGCGCGGGGCGATCTGGCACGGCTGGGGGCCGCCGTGCCCGGCACCGACCGGCGACTGGAGGTGAACCAGCCCGTGGCAGACGCGGAGTGCGTCCGCATACAGGCGGCACTGTTCCGCAGCGGCGACGAGGTTCACGAGGCAGGCACGGCGGCGGTCGCGGCCCTGCCGCTCCACGCGGGCGAGCGTGTCCTCGGGGCCCTGACGTACCGCTGGGCGAGCGACCAGCCCTTCGACGCGGCGCAGCGCTCGCTGCTGCTGGCCGTGGCGGGGCAGTGCGCCGCCGCGCTCGACCGGCTCCAGCTCGCCAGCGTGGAGCGCGAGCAGGCGCACCTGCTGGATCTGGCCCAGGATGCCGTGATCACGCGCACCCCGGCCGGCGTGGTGACGTCGTGGAACGTCGCGGCCCAGGCGCTGTACGGTCACGCCCGGCAGGACGCGCTGGGCCAGCCCCTGCACGACCTGCTGCACCCGCGCGTCCATGGCCCTGGCCCCGCGGTCGACGACGCGCTGCACGCCCACGGGGTCTGGGCCGGCGAACTCGTCCACACCACCCGCGACGGCCACGAGGTGATCGTCGCCAGCCAGCAGAACCTCCGCCGGGACGAGCACGGCGCGCCGGTCGCCATCCTGCAGATCGACCGCAACGTCACCGATCAGCGGGCGTCCCAGGAGGCCCTGCAGGTCAGCGAGGCCCGCTACCGCGCCCTGATCGAGGCGACCAACCAGTACGTGTGGACGAACTCCGCCCAGGGCGAGATGACCGGCGACCAGCCCGGCTGGAGCCGCCTGACCGGCCAGACGCCGGCCGACTACCACGGGTTCGGCTGGGCGGACCGCCTGCACCCCGACGACCGCGCCCACGCGGTGCAGGCGTGGCAGGACGCCGTGCTGACCCGCTCGCCATACCAGGTCGAGCAGCGCGTGCAGGTGCCGGACGGCACCTACCGCTCGTTCCTGGTGCGGGCGGTGCCGCTGCTGGATGCGGCCGGCACGCTGAGCGAGTGGGTGGGCCTGCACACCGACATCACGGAGCTGCGGCGGGCCGAGGCGGAACTGCGCGCGTGGAGCGGCGAGCTGGAACAGCGGGTTCAGCACCGCACGCGGGAACTCCACGCGGCCAACGAGGAACTCAGCGCGTTCGCGTACACCGCCTCGCACGACCTGCGGGCCCCGCTGCGGCACATCAGCGGCTTTGCCAGCATGCTGCGCCGCAGCCTCCACGCAGACGAGAAGGCGCTGCGCTACGTGGACATCATCGAGGGGGCCACGGCGCGCATGGAGGCGCTCATCGACGCGCTGCTGGTGCTGGCCCGCTCCGGCAGTGCCGAACTCAGGACCGCGCCGGTCGATCTGGCCGCCGTGGTGAGCGCCGTCCAGGCGGAGCTGGCGGCCGACCCACAGCAGCCGGCGGTGCACTGGCAGATCGGTGCCCTGCCAGTCGTCCAGGCCGACGCGGGGCTGCTGCGGCAGGTGCTGGTCAACCTGCTGAGCAACGCCGTGAAGTTCAGCCGCCACCGCGAGCGGCCGACCGTCGAGGTCTGGGCCGAGGTCCGCCCGGCCGCCGTGATCGTCACCGTGCGAGACAACGGGGCCGGCTTCGATCCACGCTACGCCACGAAACTGTTTGGTGTGTTCCAGCGCCTGCACCACGTCGACGAATTCGAGGGCACCGGGATCGGGCTGGCCAACGTCAAGCGCATCGTGGAGAAACACGGAGGCCAGGTCTGGGCCGAGGGGCACCCGGATCAGGGCGCCAGCTTCTCCTTCAGCCTGCCGCACCGTCCGGCCTCCGGCACCGGGTCTGGGGCGTGA